The proteins below are encoded in one region of Neofelis nebulosa isolate mNeoNeb1 chromosome 17, mNeoNeb1.pri, whole genome shotgun sequence:
- the AARS1 gene encoding alanine--tRNA ligase, cytoplasmic translates to MDSTLTASEIRQRFIDFFKRNEHTYVHSSATIPLDDPTLLFANAGMNQFKPIFLNTIDPSHPMAKLSRAANTQKCIRAGGKHNDLDDVGKDVYHHTFFEMLGSWSFGDYFKELACKMALELLTQEFGIPVERLYVTYFGGDEAAGLEPDLECKQIWQNLGLDDSKILPGNMKDNFWEMGDTGPCGPCSEIHYDRIGGRDAAHLVNQDDPNVLEIWNLVFIQYNRETDGILKPLPKKSIDTGMGLERLVSVLQNKMSNYDTDLFVPYFEAIQKGTGARPYTGKVGADDADGIDMAYRVLADHARTITVALADGGRPDNTGRGYVLRRILRRAVRYSHEKLNACRGFFATLVDVVVQSLGDAFPELKKDPDMVKDIINEEEVQFLKTLSRGRRILDRKIQSLGDCKTIPGDTAWLLYDTYGFPVDLTGLIAEEKGLVVDMDGFEEERKLAQLKSQGKGAGAEDLIMLDIYAIEELREKGLEATDDSPKYNYHSDSSGSYAFESAVATVMALRRDKMFVEEVSTGQECGVVLDKTCFYAEQGGQIYDEGYLVKVEDSSEDKTEFTVKNAQVRGGYVLHIGTIYGSLRVGDQVRLFIDEPRRRPIMSNHTATHILNFALRSVLGEADQRGSLVAPDRLRFDFTAKGAMSTQQIKEAEEIANGMIEAAKPVYTQDCPLAAAKAIQGLRAVFDETYPDPVRVVSIGVPVSELLDDPSGPAGSLTSVEFCGGTHLQNSSHAGAFVIVSEEAIAKGIRRIVAVTGAEAQKALRKAESLKKSLSVMEAKVKAQTAPNKDVQREIADLGEALATVVIPQWQKDEFRENLKSLKKIMDDLDRASKADVQKRVLEKTKQLIDSNPNQPLVILEMENGASAKALNEALKLFKTHSPQTSAMLFTVDNEAGKITCLCQVPQNAANRGLKASEWVQQVSGLMDGKGGGKDVSAQATGKNVGCLQEALQLATSFAQLRLGDVKN, encoded by the exons ATGGACTCAACTCTAACAGCAAGTGAAATACGGCAGCGATTTATAGATTTCTTTAAGAGAAACGAGCACACTTATGTTCACTCATCTGCCACCATCCCATTGGACGATCCCACTTTGCTCTTTGCCAATGCGGGCATGAACCAG ttcaaacCCATCTTTCTGAACACTATTGACCCATCTCACCCGATGGCAAAGCTGAGCAGAGCTGCCAATACCCAGAAATGCATCCGGGCTGGGGGCAAACACAATGATCTCGATGATGTGGGCAAGGATGTCTATCATCACACCTTCTTTGAGATGTTGGGCTCCTGGTCTTTTGGAGATTATTTTAAG gAATTGGCATGTAAGATGGCTCTGGAGCTTCTCACCCAAGAGTTTGGCATTCCAGTTGAAAGACTTTACGTTACTTACTTTGGTGGGGATGAAGCTGCCGGCTTAGAACCAGACCTGGAGTGCAAACAGATCTGGCAAAACTTGGG GCTGGATGACTCCAAAATCCTGCCTGGCAACATGAAGGATAACTTCTGGGAGATGGGTGACACAGGCCCCTGTGGTCCGTGCAGTGAGATCCACTATGACCGGATTGGTGGTCGGGATGCTGCACACCTCGTCAACCAAGATGACCCCAATGTGCTGGAGATTTGGAACCTTGTGTTCATCCAGTATAACAG GGAAACCGATGGCATTTTGAAACCTCTTCCCAAGAAAAGCATTGACACGGGGATGGGCCTGGAGCGACTAGTGTCTGTGCTGCAAAATAAGATGTCCAACTATGACACTGACCTTTTTGTTCCTTACTTTGAGGCCATTCAGAAG GGCACAGGTGCTCGGCCATACACTGGGAAGGTTGGTGCTGATGATGCCGATGGGATCGATATGGCCTATCGGGTCCTGGCTGACCACGCCCGGACCATCACCGTGGCACTGGCGGATGGTGGTCGACCTGACAACACAGGGCGGGG GTATGTGTTGAGACGAATTCTCCGCCGGGCTGTTCGATATTCCCACGAGAAACTCAACGCCTGCAGGGGTTTCTTTGCCACATTAGTAGATGTTGTTGTCCAGTCCTTG GGAGATGCATTTCCTGAGCTAAAGAAGGACCCAGATATGGTGAAGGACATCATTAATGAAGAGGAAGTGCAATTTCTCAAGACTCTTAGCAGAGGGCGTCGTATCTTGGACAGGAAAATTCAGAGCCTGGGAGACTGTAAAACCATTCCTG GGGACACTGCGTGGCTCCTCTATGACACCTATGGCTTTCCAGTGGATCTCACTGGACTGATTGCTGAAGAGAAGGGCCTGGTGGTAGATATGGATGGATTTGAAGAGGAGAGGAAACTGGCCCAG CTGAAATCACAGGGCAAGGGAGCTGGTGCGGAAGATCTCATTATGCTGGACATTTATGCTATTGAAGAGCTCAGGGAGAAGGGTCTGGAAGCAACAGATGATTCCCCGAAGTATAATTACCATTCGGATTCCAGTGGGAGCTATG CATTTGAGAGTGCAGTGGCTACAGTGATGGCTCTGCGCAGGGATAAGATGTTCGTGGAAGAAGTGTCCACGGGCCAGGAGTGTGGAGTGGTGCTGGACAAGACCTGTTTCTATGCTGAGCAAGGAGGGCAGATCTATGATGAAGGCTACCTGGTGAAGGTTGAGGACAGCAGCGAAGAT AAAACAGAGTTTACAGTGAAGAATGCTCAGGTGCGAGGAGGGTACGTGCTGCACATCGGGACCATCTACGGCAGCCTGAGAGTGGGGGACCAGGTCCGGCTGTTTATTGATGAG CCCCGACGGAGGCCCATCATGAGCAACCACACAGCTACTCACATTCTGAACTTCGCCCTGCGCTCTGTGCTCGGGGAAGCTGACCAGAGAGGCTCCCTGGTTGCTCCTGACCGCCTTCGGTTTGACTTCACTGCCAAAGGAGCCATGTCCACCCAGCAGATCAAGGAGGCTGAAGAGATTGCTAACGGGATGATTGAGGCAGCCAAG CCTGTCTACACCCAGGATTGTCCCCTGGCAGCAGCTAAAGCCATCCAGGGCCTGCGGGCTGTGTTTGATGAAACCTATCCTGACCCTGTGCGAGTCGTCTCCATTGGGGTCCCGGTGTCCGAGCTGTTGGATGACCCCTCTGGTCCTGCTGGCTCACTCACTTCTGTTGAGTTCTGTGGGGGAAC GCACCTGCAGAATTCGAGTCACGCGGGAGCTTTTGTGATTGTGAGTGAAGAAGCTATTGCCAAGGGCATCCGGAGGATTGTTGCCGTCACAGGTGCGGAAGCCCAGAAG GCCCTCAGGAAGGCGGAGAGCTTGAAGAAATCTCTCTCTGTCATGGAGGCCAAAGTGAAGGCCCAGACTGCACCAAATAAGGATGTGCAGAGGGAGATCGCTGACCTTGGTGAG GCCCTGGCCACCGTAGTCATCCCCCAGTGGCAGAAGGACGAATTCCGGGAGAATCTCAAATCCCTGAAGAAGATCATGGATGACCTGGACCGGGCTAGCAAAGCCGATGTCCAGAAGCGA GTGTTGGAGAAGACAAAGCAGCTCATTGACAGCAACCCCAACCAACCCCTTGTCATCTTGGAGATGGAGAACGGCGCCTCAGCCAAG GCCCTGAATGAAGCCTTGAAGCTCTTCAAGACACATTCCCCTCAGACATCTGCCATGCTCTTCACGGTGGATAATGAAGCTGGCAAGATCACGTGCTTGTGTCAAGTCCCCCAG AATGCGGCCAACAGGGGCCTGAAAGCCAGTGAGTGGGTACAGCAGGTGTCAGGCTTGATGGATGGCAAAGGTGGTGGCAAAGATGTGTCTGCTCAGGCCACAGGCAAGAATGTGGGCTGCCTGCAGGAGGCATTGCAACTGGCCACTTCCTTTGCCCAGCTCCGCCTGGGAGATGTGAAGAACTGA